A stretch of the Candidatus Methylomirabilota bacterium genome encodes the following:
- the larB gene encoding nickel pincer cofactor biosynthesis protein LarB, which translates to MDREKVRAILEDVARGALTPERALARLRDLPTEDLGFARVDLHRALRHGMPEAVFCPGKTPEQVVAIVRRLAESHDNILATRADGDVQRAIAASGLPHRLHPDARIAVVKPLDTEGVGLVLVLSAGTADLPVAEEAAICAETMGNRVERVYDCGVAGLHRLVPHLDRLNEANAIVVVAGMDGALPSVVGGLVDRPLIAVPTSVGYGASFGGIAALLTMLNACAPGISVVNIDNGYGAAAQASQINHLVAKLR; encoded by the coding sequence GTGGATCGCGAAAAGGTAAGGGCCATCCTCGAGGACGTGGCGCGCGGCGCCCTCACGCCGGAGCGGGCGCTGGCGCGGCTGCGCGACCTGCCCACGGAAGACCTCGGCTTCGCCCGGGTCGATCTCCACCGCGCCCTCCGCCACGGCATGCCCGAGGCGGTGTTCTGCCCCGGCAAGACGCCGGAACAGGTCGTGGCGATCGTCCGCCGGCTCGCCGAGTCGCACGACAACATCCTCGCCACCCGCGCCGACGGCGACGTGCAGCGGGCGATCGCGGCGAGCGGGCTGCCCCATCGCCTGCATCCCGACGCCCGCATCGCGGTGGTGAAACCCCTCGACACCGAGGGGGTCGGCCTCGTGCTGGTGCTGAGCGCGGGCACCGCGGATCTCCCGGTGGCCGAGGAAGCCGCCATCTGCGCCGAGACCATGGGCAACCGCGTGGAGCGTGTGTACGACTGCGGCGTGGCGGGGCTGCACCGCCTGGTACCCCATCTCGACCGGCTCAACGAGGCCAACGCCATCGTGGTAGTGGCTGGCATGGACGGCGCGCTGCCGAGCGTGGTCGGCGGGCTCGTGGATCGCCCGCTGATCGCGGTGCCCACCAGCGTGGGCTACGGGGCCTCGTTCGGCGGCATCGCCGCGCTGCTCACCATGCTGAACGCGTGCGCTCCCGGCATCTCGGTGGTGAACATCGACAACGGCTACGGCGCCGCCGCGCAGGCGAGCCAGATCAACCACCTCGTCGCGAAGCTCCGCTGA
- the larE gene encoding ATP-dependent sacrificial sulfur transferase LarE, with the protein MTDPALDAKYRRLVGILREMDRVVVAFSGGVDSTVLGRAAKDALGDRAVLATADSETYPESELAEARRLAAAIGLPHVVIQTHELERPEYARNAPNRCFFCKDELFTRLEAVAREHGGMPIVYGAIMDDLGDHRPGMEAAKAKGVRAPLIEAELWKREVREIGRALGLPNWDKPSFACLSSRFQYGDTITPEKLRQVDRAEAFLRELGFRQFRVRHHDRLARIELPPEDMARVWEDGRHTAIVRRFRELGYGFVTLDLQGFRSGSANEALQWIAKR; encoded by the coding sequence ATGACCGATCCGGCTCTGGACGCAAAGTATCGGCGGCTCGTCGGCATCCTGCGCGAGATGGACCGCGTCGTCGTCGCGTTCTCCGGCGGGGTGGATTCCACTGTCCTCGGGCGCGCCGCCAAGGACGCCCTCGGCGACCGCGCGGTGCTCGCCACCGCCGACTCCGAGACCTACCCCGAGTCCGAGCTGGCGGAGGCGCGGCGGCTCGCCGCGGCCATCGGCCTCCCGCACGTGGTGATCCAGACCCACGAGCTCGAGCGGCCCGAGTATGCGCGCAACGCGCCCAACCGCTGCTTCTTCTGCAAGGACGAGCTGTTCACGCGGCTCGAGGCGGTCGCCCGCGAGCACGGGGGCATGCCGATCGTCTACGGGGCCATCATGGACGACCTCGGCGATCATCGTCCCGGCATGGAGGCGGCGAAGGCCAAGGGTGTGCGCGCACCACTGATCGAGGCGGAGCTCTGGAAGCGCGAGGTGCGAGAGATCGGCCGTGCGCTCGGGCTGCCCAACTGGGACAAGCCCTCGTTCGCGTGCCTCTCCTCACGCTTCCAGTACGGTGACACCATCACCCCCGAAAAGCTGCGCCAGGTCGACCGCGCCGAGGCCTTCCTCCGCGAGCTGGGCTTCCGACAGTTCCGCGTCCGTCACCACGACCGGCTCGCGCGCATTGAGCTGCCGCCGGAGGACATGGCGCGAGTCTGGGAGGACGGGCGCCACACCGCCATCGTCCGCCGCTTCCGCGAGCTGGGCTACGGCTTCGTGACCCTCGACCTCCAGGGCTTCCGCAGCGGCAGCGCCAACGAGGCGCTCCAGTGGATCGCGAAAAGGTAA